A window from Triticum aestivum cultivar Chinese Spring chromosome 6D, IWGSC CS RefSeq v2.1, whole genome shotgun sequence encodes these proteins:
- the LOC123142965 gene encoding uncharacterized protein isoform X3, whose translation MVNLANIPTDSQFQSRTTYRIRNKVIYCLDGARIGIQYETFFAGEPCEIYHCVLESKSFLEKMTVTEHTLPFFLPIREVETDHLSSNAIRFIDHLEEILQSYIDRREQVRLIKELYGNQIGELFYSLPYTLIEFTLEDFECKVTVSIRYSDLILTLPSQARVLAWPLRSAKRISAADRRAQPVPSRLSYAENALKTLSLPEAYAEIVLELPRALKQMFYSQESD comes from the exons ATGGTCAACCTGGCAAACATTCCAACAGACTCTCAATTTCAATCAAGGACGACTTATAGAATCAGAAATAAG GTTATCTATTGTTTGGATGGTGCCAGAATTGGTATACAGTATGAGACATTCTTCGCTG GAGAGCCCTGTGAAATTTATCATTGCGTTTTGGAGAGCAAGTCATTCCTTGAAAAGATGACTGTGACTGAACACACCTTGCCTTTCTTTCTGCCGATTCGAGAAGTAGAAACTGACCACCTGTCATCTAACGCCATC AGGTTTATTGATCATCTTGAAGAAATTTTGCAGTCGTATATTGACAGGAGAGAACAG GTTCGTCTTATCAAGGAGCTCTACGGCAACCAAATCGGGGAATTGTTCTACAGTCTTCCATATACCTTGATAGAGTTTACATTGGAAGACTTTGAATG CAAGGTTACGGTGAGTATCCGATATTCGGATCTAATCTTGACCCTGCCTAGTCAGGCGAGGGTCTTGGCCTGGCCGCTTCGCTCTGCAAAGAGAATATCCGCAGCAGACCGCCGTGCTCAGCCTGTACCATCTCGCCTCTCCTATGCCGAGAacgcgttgaagaccttgagtttGCCAGAAG CATACGCGGAGATTGTCCTGGAGCTGCCCCGTGCTCTGAAGCAGATGTTCTACTCTCAGGAAAGCGACTGA